AAGATGGCCTTGGGGCATCACCGCGACGACATCCTGGAAACCTTCTTCCTCAATATGTTCTATGGCGGCACGCTCAAGGCCATGCCGCCCAAGCTGCGCGCCGACGACGGGCGTAACGTGGTGATTCGCCCGCTGGCCTACTGCAACGAGGCAGATATCGAGGCTTACAGCCAGCTCAAGGAATTCCCGATCATCCCGTGCAACCTGTGTGGTTCCCAGGAGAATCTGCAGCGTCAGGTGGTCAAGGAGATGTTGCAGGACTGGGAGCGCAAGTCGCCGGGGCGTACCGAGATCATGTTCCGCGCCCTGCAGAATGTGGTGCCTTCGCAGCTGGCTGACCGCAACCTGTTCGACTTCAAGAGCCTGAAGATCGACGACAGCGCCACCCCGCGCTTCCTTGATGTGATGAACCTCTGATCCAGCAGTTTCCCGCCTCAAGGAATCCCCGATGCGTGATTACAAATGGCTGCATGAGTACTGCCTGAACCGTTTCGGCTCGG
This DNA window, taken from Pseudomonas sp. SG20056, encodes the following:
- the ttcA gene encoding tRNA 2-thiocytidine(32) synthetase TtcA produces the protein MGTLSVNQNKLQKRLRRQAGEAVADFNMIEDGDKVMVCLSGGKDSYTMLDVLLHLQKVAPIKFEIVAVNMDQKQPGFPEHVLPAYLESIGVPYHIVEKDTYSVVKEKIPEGKTTCSLCSRLRRGTLYTFADEIGATKMALGHHRDDILETFFLNMFYGGTLKAMPPKLRADDGRNVVIRPLAYCNEADIEAYSQLKEFPIIPCNLCGSQENLQRQVVKEMLQDWERKSPGRTEIMFRALQNVVPSQLADRNLFDFKSLKIDDSATPRFLDVMNL